In one Bryobacteraceae bacterium genomic region, the following are encoded:
- a CDS encoding response regulator transcription factor produces MPKIRILLADDHTVMRRGLRLLLEQEADFEIAGEAGDGREAVALAESVHPDVVVMDVGMPLLNGIEATRQISERIPGAHVVVLSMYSDESYVLRSLKAGARGYILKDSAEADLIRAVRAVREGKSFFSPRVSRMLLEDYIRQLNQKGEEDTYELLTSREREILQLLAEGKSNKDVANLLNLSLYTVETHRSHILQKLNLHTVPELILYAVRKGIIQ; encoded by the coding sequence ATGCCGAAGATCCGAATCCTGCTTGCCGACGACCATACCGTGATGCGCCGCGGGCTGAGACTGCTGCTCGAACAAGAGGCGGATTTCGAGATCGCCGGGGAGGCGGGGGACGGCCGCGAGGCGGTGGCGCTTGCGGAGTCCGTGCATCCGGACGTGGTGGTGATGGACGTGGGGATGCCGCTGTTGAACGGCATCGAGGCGACGCGGCAGATCAGCGAGCGAATTCCTGGGGCGCACGTGGTGGTGCTCAGTATGTACTCGGATGAAAGCTACGTGCTGCGGTCGCTGAAAGCGGGGGCGCGGGGATATATCCTGAAGGACTCGGCCGAGGCGGATCTGATTCGAGCGGTGCGAGCGGTTCGCGAGGGTAAGTCGTTTTTCAGTCCGCGCGTGAGCAGGATGCTTCTGGAAGACTATATCCGGCAATTGAATCAGAAGGGTGAAGAAGACACTTATGAACTTCTCACGTCGCGCGAACGGGAGATTCTTCAGTTGTTGGCCGAGGGCAAATCCAACAAGGACGTAGCCAATCTGCTCAATCTGAGTCTCTATACGGTGGAGACGCACCGTTCCCACATCCTGCAAAAGCTGAACCTCCACACCGTGCCGGAGTTAATTCTCTATGCGGTTCGAAAAGGAATCATTCAGTAA
- a CDS encoding carboxypeptidase-like regulatory domain-containing protein, protein MPVGRFCAALLLAAASTTLGHAQSGAGTIQGTVQDATNAAIPSCSVHALNEATGVATETASNENGFYALKGLFAGTYKVTFSSPGMKKSESTITLQNGQVLVFNAQLTVGEVSEKVTVSGETIQLATYDSGTVNTQLDAARIQQLPQNGRNVLGLAQKTVPGLEANGTRANGLMQEGMEYSQDGAPMTNRNFGGEANSSQATLPDPDSVQEARFETLNSSAQFATPATVILTTKSGTNEFHGSVFETARNNYFGIARARQDPANFSAPPLIRNEFGLSVGGPIWIPKLYNGRNRSFFFVAYERFSLRQKRQQLMRVPTVAMRNGDFSGLVNGAGVVQQLYDPNTTQGREGNYARLPFTNNQIPVTRMSPLARTLYAATPQPTSADNPLVNFNLNGQNPIEQTVPNYTVRLDHVFNEKNRAYFRFTEIDQQQQALRNYPSASPANIASSDLPEGATGYQRIPIQTISGAMGYSKTFSPSFFSETILSMQWQRMYVEGNEASQNNYEQQFGLPNNFGQIGFPAIGANLLMPYGGSQWNYGMSQRLTTLDENLNKIWGRHQFAFGGRIRHEKFGYMSDRSPDQIAFTNHATAIYDPTTGANYNPRANTGYQDADFFLGAATSFTQNRNAPFNNCWLIEFDSYFQDNWRVSQSLTVNLGLRWEAHPAPHAARDYLVSFDVDHNALALPRPIDYYIQEGLTHEALITNLRNLGVRFLSMEEAGRPARGFYSSNGNILPRLGFAYTPSFGRGGTVIRGGYGQYIYPVPVRNSIRYLTASYPFTAGYSQNFSSAAQSPDGLPNYLLRNPLTIVTGQNTRDVVNTNSTDALRPGISTGTQLRPQYPPARVQEANFTIEQPFGDGSVFRASYVFTHGENLDQNFSLNNAPSAYVWEVATGTTPPTGTFAGVATRPYDNRTWGTVTQSTKFGFSNDSAIQFNYQRPFRNGFGYQAFYVYSRAFRVGGNTFRDNTLYPAANYAPGVIPADIDVGTQFEPSRAFNRWQNYRPDTAIPLHRVTFNGIVDVPVGKGRRFLKNSNRFLDAILGGYQVAFVGTVQSQAFQVANTNWGATSPIEIYKDAAPVTDCRSGVCREAYMWFNGYLPPTVINAASRGVQGVPSGYTPYLTPINNTPGVANFGNNNVPVTLTGGRQVLTAFSPGPSGANPYNAMVLQGPKNFQTDISIYKEFSITERVRLRFNVDAFNAFNIQGLPNPGASDGILQLQTSYWTPRQIQFTGRLSF, encoded by the coding sequence TTGCCCGTAGGGCGATTCTGCGCGGCGCTTCTGCTCGCGGCCGCATCCACAACGCTGGGCCACGCCCAGAGTGGAGCCGGCACCATTCAGGGAACGGTGCAGGACGCCACCAACGCCGCTATTCCAAGCTGCTCCGTTCACGCCCTGAACGAGGCTACCGGCGTCGCGACCGAGACCGCCTCGAACGAGAACGGTTTCTACGCTCTCAAGGGGCTGTTCGCTGGCACCTACAAGGTGACTTTCAGCTCTCCCGGTATGAAGAAGTCCGAGTCGACCATCACGCTGCAGAACGGGCAGGTGCTGGTCTTCAACGCCCAGCTCACCGTCGGCGAAGTCAGTGAGAAGGTGACCGTCAGCGGCGAGACCATTCAGCTCGCCACCTACGACAGCGGCACCGTGAACACGCAGCTCGACGCCGCACGCATCCAGCAGCTCCCGCAGAACGGCCGCAACGTGCTCGGCCTCGCGCAGAAGACCGTGCCCGGCCTCGAAGCCAACGGAACCCGCGCCAACGGCCTGATGCAGGAAGGCATGGAATACTCGCAGGACGGCGCCCCGATGACCAACCGCAACTTCGGCGGCGAGGCGAACTCCTCTCAGGCGACCCTGCCCGATCCGGACTCGGTCCAGGAAGCCCGGTTTGAGACGCTCAACTCGAGCGCTCAGTTCGCCACACCCGCCACGGTCATCCTCACCACCAAGTCCGGCACTAACGAATTCCACGGCTCAGTCTTTGAAACGGCCCGCAACAACTACTTCGGCATCGCCCGCGCCCGGCAGGATCCCGCCAACTTCTCCGCGCCGCCGCTGATCCGCAACGAATTCGGTTTGTCTGTGGGCGGCCCGATCTGGATTCCGAAACTCTACAACGGGCGTAACCGGTCGTTCTTCTTCGTCGCCTACGAGCGTTTCTCGCTCCGGCAAAAGCGCCAGCAGCTCATGCGCGTGCCAACCGTCGCCATGCGCAACGGCGATTTCAGCGGCTTGGTGAACGGAGCCGGCGTAGTCCAGCAGCTCTACGACCCCAACACTACTCAGGGCCGTGAGGGCAATTACGCGCGCCTGCCCTTCACGAACAACCAGATTCCCGTCACGCGGATGAGCCCGCTGGCGAGGACGCTGTACGCCGCCACGCCCCAGCCCACCTCGGCCGACAACCCGCTCGTCAACTTCAACCTGAACGGCCAGAATCCCATCGAACAGACGGTTCCCAACTACACCGTCCGCCTCGATCACGTCTTCAACGAAAAGAACCGCGCCTACTTCCGGTTCACCGAAATCGATCAGCAGCAGCAGGCCCTTCGGAATTACCCGTCCGCCTCGCCGGCCAACATCGCCAGCAGCGACCTGCCCGAAGGCGCCACCGGCTACCAGCGCATCCCGATCCAGACCATCAGCGGGGCCATGGGTTACTCCAAGACCTTCTCGCCGTCGTTCTTTTCGGAAACCATCCTCAGCATGCAATGGCAGCGCATGTACGTCGAAGGCAACGAAGCTTCCCAGAATAACTACGAGCAGCAGTTCGGCCTGCCCAACAACTTCGGCCAGATCGGGTTCCCCGCCATCGGCGCGAACCTCCTGATGCCCTACGGTGGTTCGCAATGGAACTACGGCATGAGCCAGCGCCTCACCACGCTCGACGAGAACCTGAACAAGATATGGGGCCGCCACCAATTCGCCTTTGGCGGCCGCATCCGCCACGAGAAGTTCGGCTACATGTCGGACCGCTCGCCCGATCAAATCGCCTTCACCAACCACGCCACCGCCATCTACGACCCCACCACCGGCGCCAACTACAATCCCAGGGCCAATACTGGTTACCAGGACGCCGACTTCTTCCTTGGCGCCGCCACCAGCTTCACGCAGAATCGCAATGCGCCCTTCAACAACTGCTGGCTCATCGAATTCGATTCCTACTTCCAGGACAACTGGCGCGTCAGCCAGAGTCTCACCGTCAATCTCGGCCTGCGCTGGGAAGCTCACCCCGCGCCGCACGCCGCGCGCGACTACCTCGTCAGTTTCGACGTGGACCATAACGCGCTCGCCCTTCCCCGCCCCATCGACTACTACATCCAGGAAGGCCTCACCCACGAGGCGCTGATCACCAACCTCCGCAACCTCGGCGTCAGGTTTCTGAGCATGGAGGAAGCCGGCCGGCCCGCCCGCGGCTTCTACAGCAGCAACGGAAACATTCTGCCTCGCCTCGGCTTCGCCTACACGCCCTCGTTCGGCCGTGGAGGCACCGTCATACGTGGAGGATACGGACAGTATATTTACCCCGTGCCCGTTCGTAACTCCATCCGTTACCTCACGGCCAGCTATCCCTTCACCGCCGGTTACTCGCAGAACTTCTCTTCCGCCGCCCAGTCGCCCGACGGTCTGCCGAATTACCTCCTGCGGAACCCCCTTACGATCGTCACCGGCCAGAATACTCGCGACGTAGTCAATACGAACTCCACTGACGCGCTCCGCCCGGGCATCTCCACCGGCACGCAACTGCGGCCGCAGTATCCGCCGGCGCGAGTCCAGGAAGCCAACTTCACCATTGAGCAGCCCTTCGGCGATGGCAGCGTGTTCCGCGCCTCCTACGTTTTCACCCACGGCGAAAACCTGGATCAGAACTTCTCCCTGAATAACGCCCCTTCGGCTTACGTTTGGGAAGTCGCCACCGGCACAACGCCGCCCACCGGAACCTTCGCCGGCGTCGCCACGCGCCCCTACGACAACCGCACCTGGGGCACGGTCACCCAATCCACCAAGTTCGGTTTCTCAAACGACAGCGCCATCCAGTTCAACTACCAGCGGCCGTTCCGCAACGGCTTTGGCTATCAGGCTTTCTACGTCTACTCCCGAGCCTTCCGCGTGGGCGGAAACACCTTCCGCGACAACACCCTCTATCCGGCCGCCAACTACGCCCCCGGTGTGATTCCCGCGGACATTGATGTCGGCACGCAGTTCGAGCCCAGCCGCGCCTTCAACCGCTGGCAGAACTACCGCCCCGATACGGCGATCCCGCTCCACCGCGTCACCTTCAACGGCATCGTCGACGTCCCGGTGGGCAAGGGGCGGCGTTTCCTGAAGAACAGCAACCGGTTCCTCGACGCGATCCTCGGCGGCTATCAGGTCGCCTTCGTCGGCACCGTGCAGTCGCAGGCGTTCCAGGTGGCCAACACGAACTGGGGAGCCACCAGCCCGATCGAGATCTATAAGGACGCCGCTCCAGTCACCGATTGCCGCTCCGGCGTCTGCCGCGAGGCCTACATGTGGTTCAACGGCTATCTGCCGCCAACTGTCATCAACGCCGCCTCGCGAGGCGTGCAGGGGGTTCCGTCCGGCTACACGCCATATCTCACGCCGATCAACAACACCCCCGGCGTCGCCAACTTCGGCAACAACAATGTCCCCGTCACCCTCACCGGCGGACGTCAGGTGCTAACGGCGTTCTCGCCCGGCCCCTCCGGCGCGAACCCTTACAACGCAATGGTGCTGCAAGGGCCCAAGAACTTCCAGACCGACATCTCCATCTACAAAGAGTTCTCCATCACCGAACGGGTGCGCCTCCGCTTCAACGTGGACGCGTTCAACGCCTTCAACATCCAGGGCCTCCCCAACCCTGGCGCGTCCGACGGCATCCTGCAGTTGCAGACATCCTATTGGACGCCGCGACAGATCCAGTTCACCGGGCGCCTTTCGTTCTAA
- a CDS encoding sulfatase-like hydrolase/transferase → MQWMQDKVVTTFTRRALLATAASAAARSSRGAPAGVKKPNIVFLYSDDQAAWTLGHSGNRESHTPHLDRLCRDGAYFTNSFVTTPVCSPARASLMTSRYSLETGIEDYLSPTEDADRGLSHDFPVWPAALRAAGYRTGLVGKWHLGYKPEFHPTRYGFEYFAGFVGGGSGPMDPELEVDGRVRQFRGSTPDIFTDHAVEFMRRRRGEPFLLCCHYREPHASNAPGAGAARTWLPIPDGDWARFRELDPAIPNPNFDGLDTPEVKRMMREYLASVACLDRNVGRVLACLDELGAARDTVVVFTADNGMNMGHNGIWHKGNGRYILKNNRGERPNLFDNSLRAPAIVRYPAGVRAGTRIGETVTNLDWFPTLLSLAGGPLPSGVIRGRDMTPLLMRRRVRWDNELYCEYNQRHNAQADLRSWRTREWKLVRDLRNRNRDELYDLARDPAEASNLIHSTDPAAVSARVRLGRKLEDQAKALYGG, encoded by the coding sequence ATGCAATGGATGCAAGATAAGGTGGTGACGACGTTCACCCGCCGCGCGCTGCTGGCCACCGCCGCATCGGCCGCGGCGCGGAGTTCGCGTGGCGCGCCCGCCGGGGTGAAGAAGCCCAACATTGTGTTCCTGTACTCCGATGATCAGGCCGCATGGACGCTGGGGCACTCCGGGAACCGGGAGTCGCACACACCGCATCTGGATCGGCTGTGCCGCGACGGAGCGTACTTTACGAACAGCTTCGTGACGACGCCGGTCTGCAGCCCGGCGCGAGCGAGCCTGATGACGAGCCGGTATTCGCTCGAGACGGGAATCGAAGACTATTTGAGTCCTACGGAAGACGCCGATCGCGGGCTGAGCCATGATTTTCCGGTGTGGCCGGCGGCGCTGCGGGCGGCCGGGTACCGTACGGGTCTGGTGGGAAAATGGCACCTCGGCTACAAGCCGGAGTTCCACCCCACGCGGTACGGGTTTGAGTATTTCGCGGGGTTCGTGGGCGGCGGTTCCGGCCCGATGGATCCAGAGCTCGAGGTGGACGGGAGGGTTCGCCAGTTCCGCGGGTCGACGCCGGACATCTTCACGGACCACGCGGTGGAGTTCATGCGCCGGCGCCGCGGCGAGCCGTTCCTGTTGTGCTGCCACTATCGGGAGCCGCACGCTTCGAACGCACCCGGGGCAGGCGCGGCGCGGACGTGGCTTCCGATTCCCGATGGGGACTGGGCGCGGTTCCGCGAACTGGATCCGGCGATCCCAAATCCGAACTTCGATGGGCTGGATACGCCGGAGGTGAAGCGGATGATGCGCGAGTATCTGGCGAGTGTGGCGTGTCTCGACCGCAACGTCGGGAGGGTGCTCGCGTGTCTCGACGAACTGGGTGCGGCGCGCGACACGGTGGTCGTATTCACAGCGGACAACGGCATGAACATGGGCCACAACGGCATCTGGCACAAGGGCAACGGCCGCTACATCTTGAAGAACAATCGGGGAGAACGGCCGAACCTTTTCGACAACTCGCTGCGGGCGCCGGCGATCGTGCGGTACCCTGCCGGCGTCCGGGCCGGGACGCGAATCGGGGAAACGGTAACCAACCTCGACTGGTTCCCGACGCTGCTTTCGCTGGCCGGCGGGCCTCTTCCATCGGGCGTGATTCGAGGCCGGGACATGACGCCTCTACTGATGCGCCGCCGTGTACGATGGGACAACGAACTCTACTGCGAATACAACCAGCGCCACAACGCGCAGGCCGATCTGCGTTCGTGGCGCACGCGGGAATGGAAGCTGGTTCGCGACCTTCGAAACCGGAATCGCGACGAACTGTACGATCTGGCGAGGGACCCGGCGGAGGCGAGCAACCTAATCCACTCGACGGACCCCGCCGCTGTCTCCGCGCGCGTGCGGCTTGGCCGGAAACTGGAGGATCAGGCAAAGGCGCTCTACGGGGGATGA
- a CDS encoding efflux RND transporter periplasmic adaptor subunit, which yields MKIKTYGGVAAFAAALIVSTSCQKQASQSASAAASPPAAPVRVAVSEMASVPFEIATVGNVEASTTISVKALVSGTLMKVHIADGRMVKVGDPLFDIWDKPYLEAIRRLEANIARDKALLKQNEATLASAEAQDAHYGKQADRYTKLADQGIFSRELADQAAVEARARKTAVRAQNAGLDSLKAALLADEAALANARLDLSYCYLKSPVNGRAGAVKMKAGNLVKANDQELLVIHQIQPVYVSFAVPEEHLAQVRRRVAAGLGVHAIVPGDDRGPVTGRLDFIDNQVDAATGTIRLRGTFANADARLWPGQFVDVKLRLEDRPSTVTVPAAAIQTGQQGYYVYVVRPDSTVDLRVVKPGPRMAGRASIVEGLNAGETVVTEGQLRLAPGMKVKANQG from the coding sequence ATGAAAATAAAAACCTATGGCGGGGTAGCCGCTTTCGCGGCGGCTTTGATCGTTTCCACTTCCTGCCAGAAGCAGGCTTCGCAATCGGCGAGCGCGGCCGCGAGTCCCCCTGCCGCGCCCGTTCGCGTGGCTGTCTCCGAAATGGCATCGGTGCCGTTCGAGATCGCCACCGTCGGCAACGTCGAAGCCTCCACCACCATCTCGGTCAAAGCGCTCGTCAGCGGCACTCTCATGAAGGTCCACATCGCCGACGGCCGGATGGTAAAGGTTGGCGACCCTCTGTTCGACATCTGGGACAAGCCCTACCTCGAAGCCATCCGGCGACTGGAAGCCAACATCGCCCGCGACAAGGCCCTGCTCAAGCAGAACGAAGCCACCCTCGCCAGCGCCGAAGCTCAGGACGCGCACTACGGCAAACAGGCGGACCGCTACACCAAACTCGCTGACCAGGGCATCTTCTCCCGCGAGCTCGCCGACCAGGCCGCCGTCGAGGCGCGCGCCCGCAAGACCGCCGTTCGAGCCCAGAACGCCGGCCTCGACAGCTTGAAGGCGGCCCTGTTGGCCGACGAAGCGGCGCTCGCCAACGCACGGCTCGATCTCTCCTATTGCTACTTGAAATCGCCTGTCAACGGCCGCGCCGGCGCCGTGAAGATGAAGGCCGGCAACCTCGTCAAGGCGAACGATCAGGAGCTGCTCGTCATCCACCAGATCCAACCCGTTTATGTCTCCTTCGCCGTGCCCGAAGAGCACCTCGCCCAGGTGCGCCGCCGGGTTGCGGCCGGACTCGGCGTTCACGCCATCGTGCCCGGCGACGATCGCGGTCCCGTCACCGGCCGGCTCGACTTCATCGATAACCAGGTCGACGCCGCCACCGGAACCATTCGCCTCCGCGGCACATTCGCCAACGCCGACGCCCGATTGTGGCCGGGCCAGTTCGTCGACGTGAAGCTCCGCCTCGAAGATCGCCCGTCCACCGTCACCGTCCCCGCCGCCGCCATTCAAACCGGACAGCAGGGCTACTACGTTTACGTCGTCAGGCCCGATAGCACCGTCGACCTGCGTGTGGTCAAGCCGGGTCCGCGCATGGCCGGCCGCGCGTCGATCGTCGAAGGGCTCAATGCGGGCGAAACGGTCGTCACCGAAGGCCAGTTGCGCCTCGCGCCCGGAATGAAAGTGAAGGCGAACCAGGGATGA
- a CDS encoding efflux RND transporter permease subunit, protein MTHETGGITAVFIRRAVATTLVMVAILLFGLVAYRTLPVSDLPNVDFPTLVITASLPGANPETMAAAVATPLERQFSTIEGLDSMTSISALGATTVTLQFALTRTLDGAAQDVQAAITQAGPFLPPGMPTPPTFRKVNPADQPIFFLALKSPTMPLYRLHEYADTMMAQRLSMVSGVAQVQILGSQKYAVRVQVNPKKLAARGIGIDEVEQAIRRHNVNLPVGTMYGDDRMVTLQASGQLTNAEAYKPLIVAYRNETPVRLSEIATVSDSVEDDKAAAWYNTRTTSDRSVTLSIMRQPGTNTVEVADNVREVLEQFRKQFPPSVALEVLFDRSATIRESFHDVQFTMYLTFGLVVMVIFLFLRNLSATVIPSLALPLSVIGTFSVMYLCDYSLDNLSMMALILAIGFVVDDAIVVLENVVRHVEDGEPPMQAALRGASEVSFTIISMTVSLAAVFIPLLFMGGILGRLFREFAVTIVVAILVSGFVSVTLTPMLSARFLRPHKQHGWLFRKTEAVFDWMLRIYEVTLRFTLRHRPAFVLFSVVILVATVWLFRQIPKGFLPSEDNGQIFTTTEAAQGTSHLDLLRDQEKLIHIAQKNPNVEAFFAGVGGGSSAVANNGPNFGRMFFHLKHRTERDVNVDEVIAQLRPELNSLPTMRAFLQNPPAVRIGGSLTKSLYQYTLMGTDTDELYNSAQEMEARMATIPGLLDVTSDLQIKSPQMNIAIQRDRADSLHVTPEQIEGALYSAYGPRWVSTIYAPDNQYRVLLEVEREFQADPSLLSALYIRSGTGALVPLDTVARLEPKAGPQTINHYGQLPAVTLSFNLAPGVSLGDAVERIREAAHGVLPATITTTFQGTAQAFEQSTQSLFILLGVAILVVYIVLGILYESFLHPLTILSGLPSAGFGALLILYLFKLDLNIYSFVGLILLVGIVKKNAIMQIDFALDAERNRGMSPADAIFNGCIVRFRPIMMTTMCALFGALPIAMGYGAGGDARRPLGLCVAGGLLFSQLVTLYLTPVIYTYMARLGTVGRTQSAQPSYGPVAAD, encoded by the coding sequence ATGACCCACGAAACCGGCGGCATCACTGCGGTTTTCATCCGGCGCGCCGTCGCCACCACGCTCGTGATGGTGGCCATCCTTCTCTTCGGCCTCGTCGCCTACCGCACCCTGCCGGTATCGGATCTTCCCAACGTCGACTTCCCCACGCTCGTCATCACCGCGTCGCTGCCCGGCGCGAATCCGGAGACGATGGCCGCCGCCGTCGCCACGCCCCTCGAACGCCAGTTCTCCACCATCGAAGGGCTCGATTCGATGACGTCCATCTCCGCGCTCGGGGCGACGACCGTCACACTCCAGTTCGCACTCACCCGCACGCTCGACGGCGCGGCGCAAGACGTTCAGGCCGCCATCACGCAGGCCGGGCCCTTCCTGCCGCCGGGCATGCCCACCCCGCCCACGTTCCGCAAGGTCAACCCGGCCGATCAGCCCATCTTCTTCCTCGCGTTGAAGTCACCCACCATGCCGCTCTACCGGCTGCATGAGTACGCGGACACGATGATGGCGCAGCGGCTCTCCATGGTCTCCGGCGTGGCGCAGGTGCAGATTCTCGGGTCCCAGAAATACGCCGTGCGCGTCCAGGTGAATCCGAAAAAGCTCGCCGCGCGCGGCATCGGCATCGACGAAGTGGAGCAAGCCATCCGCCGCCACAACGTGAACCTGCCGGTGGGCACCATGTACGGGGACGACCGCATGGTGACCCTGCAGGCGAGCGGCCAGCTCACCAACGCCGAAGCCTACAAGCCTCTGATCGTCGCCTACCGGAATGAAACGCCGGTGCGGCTTTCCGAAATCGCCACCGTTTCCGACTCCGTCGAAGACGACAAAGCCGCCGCCTGGTACAACACCCGCACAACCAGCGATCGCTCCGTCACGCTGAGCATCATGCGCCAACCCGGCACCAATACGGTGGAGGTGGCCGACAACGTCCGCGAAGTGCTCGAGCAGTTCCGCAAGCAATTCCCACCCTCGGTGGCGCTCGAAGTCCTGTTTGACCGTTCGGCCACCATCCGCGAATCGTTCCACGATGTTCAGTTCACTATGTACCTCACCTTCGGGCTCGTGGTGATGGTGATCTTCCTGTTCCTGCGGAACCTCTCGGCCACTGTCATCCCGTCGCTCGCGCTGCCGCTCTCGGTTATCGGCACCTTCTCCGTGATGTATCTCTGCGACTACTCGCTCGACAACTTGTCCATGATGGCGCTCATCCTCGCCATCGGGTTCGTCGTCGACGACGCCATCGTCGTGCTCGAAAACGTCGTTCGGCACGTCGAAGACGGAGAACCGCCGATGCAGGCGGCGCTGCGCGGCGCGAGCGAAGTCAGCTTCACCATCATTTCGATGACCGTCTCGCTCGCCGCGGTCTTCATCCCGCTCCTGTTCATGGGCGGCATCCTGGGGCGCCTCTTCCGCGAGTTCGCCGTCACCATCGTCGTCGCCATCCTCGTCTCCGGCTTCGTCTCAGTCACACTCACCCCGATGCTCTCGGCGCGATTCCTCCGCCCGCACAAACAGCACGGTTGGCTGTTCCGGAAGACGGAAGCCGTCTTTGATTGGATGCTTCGCATCTACGAAGTCACGCTCCGCTTCACGCTTCGCCATCGGCCGGCATTCGTGCTGTTCAGCGTGGTCATCCTCGTTGCCACCGTCTGGTTGTTCCGCCAGATCCCAAAGGGATTCCTGCCGTCGGAGGACAACGGGCAGATATTCACCACCACCGAGGCCGCGCAGGGAACCTCCCACCTCGATCTCCTCCGCGATCAGGAAAAGCTCATCCACATCGCCCAGAAGAATCCCAACGTCGAAGCCTTCTTCGCCGGCGTCGGCGGCGGCAGCTCCGCCGTCGCCAACAACGGACCCAACTTCGGCCGCATGTTCTTCCACCTCAAGCACCGCACCGAACGCGACGTGAACGTCGATGAAGTCATCGCGCAGCTTCGCCCGGAACTCAACAGCCTGCCCACTATGCGCGCGTTTCTCCAGAACCCCCCGGCTGTACGCATCGGCGGTTCCCTCACCAAGAGCCTGTACCAATACACCCTCATGGGCACGGATACGGACGAGCTGTATAATTCCGCGCAGGAAATGGAAGCCCGCATGGCCACCATCCCCGGCCTGCTCGACGTCACCAGCGACCTCCAGATCAAGTCGCCGCAGATGAATATCGCCATCCAACGCGACCGTGCCGATTCCCTCCACGTCACGCCCGAGCAAATCGAAGGCGCGCTCTACAGCGCCTATGGACCGCGTTGGGTCTCGACGATCTACGCCCCCGACAACCAGTACCGCGTCCTGCTCGAAGTCGAACGCGAGTTCCAGGCGGACCCCTCGCTCCTCTCGGCCCTCTACATCCGCTCCGGAACCGGAGCGCTGGTCCCTCTCGACACCGTGGCCCGGCTTGAGCCCAAGGCCGGTCCGCAAACCATCAACCACTACGGTCAATTGCCGGCCGTGACCCTGTCGTTCAACCTGGCGCCCGGCGTCTCGCTCGGCGACGCCGTCGAGCGCATTCGCGAAGCCGCCCACGGCGTGCTTCCGGCCACGATCACCACCACCTTCCAGGGAACGGCCCAGGCGTTCGAGCAATCCACGCAATCGCTGTTCATCCTGCTCGGAGTGGCGATCCTCGTGGTCTACATCGTGCTCGGCATTTTGTACGAGAGCTTCCTGCACCCCTTGACGATTCTCTCCGGCCTCCCCTCGGCTGGCTTCGGCGCGCTGCTCATCCTCTATCTCTTCAAGCTCGACCTCAACATCTACTCCTTCGTCGGCCTCATCCTCCTCGTCGGCATCGTAAAGAAGAACGCCATCATGCAAATCGATTTCGCGCTCGATGCGGAGCGGAATCGCGGCATGAGCCCCGCCGACGCCATCTTCAACGGCTGCATCGTTCGCTTCCGGCCGATCATGATGACCACGATGTGCGCCCTCTTCGGAGCCCTGCCCATCGCGATGGGCTACGGCGCCGGGGGCGACGCACGGCGTCCGCTCGGCCTTTGCGTGGCCGGCGGCCTGCTGTTTTCGCAGTTGGTGACCCTGTATCTCACGCCGGTGATCTACACCTACATGGCTAGGCTCGGCACGGTTGGCCGAACGCAATCGGCACAGCCCTCCTACGGGCCCGTCGCCGCCGACTAA